From Aristaeella lactis, the proteins below share one genomic window:
- the ispE gene encoding 4-(cytidine 5'-diphospho)-2-C-methyl-D-erythritol kinase, protein MFLEAYAKINWSLDITGVREDGYHYMDMLMQPVSLADEITLEPASSLSISTGGWPPSRADESNLAYRAALALKNASGYPGGVSIHVQKRIPIGAGMGGGSADAAGVLYGLNRLWNTGLTNEELENLGLTLGADVPFCLRGGLTRTTGIGESLQSCDYQYNYWLIVIQPCPGLSTARVFSLWKQDSCGHPDTDKALHALETGSLDLLCSSIGNVLQPVSETLRPEIAKCCSDLKTEGAQTALMTGSGSAVFGVFRSARDARKAFEKLSSRYKTVFLCHTQHDSIRILEE, encoded by the coding sequence ATGTTTCTCGAAGCATACGCGAAGATCAACTGGTCGCTGGATATCACCGGTGTGCGTGAGGACGGCTATCATTATATGGATATGCTGATGCAGCCCGTTTCGCTTGCCGATGAGATCACCCTTGAGCCGGCGTCTTCCCTTTCCATATCCACCGGAGGCTGGCCGCCTTCCCGTGCGGATGAGTCCAACCTGGCCTACCGGGCTGCCCTTGCGCTGAAAAACGCTTCCGGTTATCCCGGCGGTGTCAGTATCCATGTGCAGAAACGGATCCCCATCGGCGCCGGAATGGGCGGCGGCAGCGCTGACGCTGCCGGTGTGCTTTACGGGCTGAACCGCTTGTGGAACACCGGTCTCACCAATGAGGAACTGGAAAATCTTGGCCTTACCCTTGGAGCTGATGTTCCTTTCTGCCTGCGCGGAGGCCTGACCAGGACTACCGGTATCGGTGAATCTCTGCAAAGCTGTGATTATCAGTATAACTACTGGCTGATCGTCATCCAGCCCTGTCCGGGGCTCAGTACTGCCCGCGTCTTCAGCCTCTGGAAACAGGATTCCTGTGGTCATCCCGACACCGATAAAGCCCTGCATGCCCTGGAAACAGGCAGCCTGGATCTGTTATGCTCCAGTATCGGCAATGTGCTTCAGCCTGTTTCTGAAACCCTGCGTCCCGAGATCGCGAAATGTTGTTCTGATCTGAAAACCGAGGGGGCACAGACCGCCCTTATGACCGGAAGCGGCAGCGCGGTTTTCGGTGTGTTCCGTTCCGCCCGGGATGCCCGGAAAGCCTTCGAAAAGCTCTCTTCCCGTTATAAAACGGTTTTCCTCTGTCACACCCAGCATGACAGTATACGAATCCTTGAGGAATAA
- a CDS encoding tRNA 2-thiocytidine biosynthesis TtcA family protein — translation MKKTLGCLRKADHDFGLIEPGDRIAVGVSGGKDSLLLLHAMSLYRKFSHKDFSVSAITVTLGLEPFDLSGVRSLCDELEIPFIVKETEIGKIIFDYRKEKNPCALCAKMRRAVLANTCVENGFTKLALGHHREDAVETLLMSLFYEGRFHTFHPKTTMSRTGITVIRPLVYLPESHVKHMAKVLDLPVVKSPCPADGNTRRAEMKELMRRLRQIYPDANERFLHALQQDHYDLWQKEETPLSAGDPGTNS, via the coding sequence ATGAAAAAAACGCTTGGCTGCCTTCGGAAGGCGGATCATGATTTCGGGCTCATTGAGCCTGGTGACAGGATCGCTGTCGGTGTTTCCGGCGGCAAGGATTCCCTGCTTCTGCTCCATGCCATGAGCCTTTACAGGAAGTTTTCCCATAAGGACTTTTCCGTTTCGGCTATCACTGTAACTTTGGGACTGGAACCCTTTGACCTCTCCGGTGTCCGTAGTTTGTGTGACGAGCTGGAGATTCCTTTTATCGTGAAGGAAACAGAGATCGGGAAGATCATTTTTGATTACAGGAAGGAAAAGAATCCCTGCGCGCTCTGCGCCAAAATGCGCAGGGCCGTTCTGGCCAATACCTGTGTGGAAAACGGGTTTACCAAGCTGGCCCTCGGCCATCACCGGGAAGATGCTGTGGAGACCCTCCTGATGTCCCTGTTCTATGAAGGACGTTTCCACACCTTCCACCCGAAAACAACCATGAGCCGGACCGGTATCACCGTCATCCGTCCCCTGGTTTACCTTCCGGAAAGCCATGTAAAACATATGGCAAAAGTACTTGATCTTCCGGTTGTCAAATCCCCCTGTCCTGCTGACGGCAATACCCGCCGGGCGGAGATGAAGGAACTGATGCGCAGGCTCAGGCAGATTTATCCTGACGCGAACGAGCGCTTCCTCCATGCCCTGCAGCAGGATCATTATGACCTCTGGCAGAAGGAGGAAACCCCGCTTTCTGCTGGTGATCCGGGCACGAATTCTTAG
- a CDS encoding 5-bromo-4-chloroindolyl phosphate hydrolysis family protein → MSKKNPNSNKKSGGAGFIITLLILSSLSGFSFGGIIAGVLLGLGIGKITSIMGSGLDTTTHNRRDRERQIREDEAARRQAEENKKRLAAEAEARKRAEESKIPLTGDKIADQVITTGINMLDTIRKENAAIPDQELSEQMDNLALRCEQIFRTVSETPSKAPQVRKFMNYYLPTTLKMLANYRTMQQRGVSYGEMKEARETTVHGMNLILTACQKQIDNLHRDNMLDISTDIDVLEQMLKRDGFMENEIVESARTAAEAQMRYSSAPVMNFPVESESSDIPSASGNAIQSE, encoded by the coding sequence GTGAGCAAGAAGAACCCTAACAGCAACAAGAAATCCGGCGGGGCCGGATTTATCATTACACTGCTCATTCTCTCTTCACTCAGTGGTTTTTCCTTTGGCGGGATCATCGCCGGCGTTCTGCTCGGCCTCGGCATCGGAAAGATCACCAGCATTATGGGCAGCGGTCTTGACACCACAACCCATAACCGCCGGGATCGTGAACGCCAGATCCGTGAGGATGAAGCCGCCCGCCGCCAGGCAGAGGAAAACAAAAAACGCCTTGCCGCCGAAGCGGAAGCCAGGAAGCGCGCTGAAGAAAGCAAAATCCCTCTCACCGGTGACAAGATCGCCGATCAGGTGATCACCACCGGCATTAACATGCTCGACACCATCCGCAAGGAGAATGCCGCCATTCCCGACCAGGAGCTTTCCGAGCAGATGGACAACCTGGCCCTTCGTTGTGAGCAGATTTTCCGTACCGTGTCCGAAACGCCTTCCAAAGCGCCCCAGGTCCGGAAGTTTATGAACTACTATCTGCCCACAACGCTGAAAATGCTGGCCAACTACCGCACCATGCAGCAGCGCGGTGTCTCCTACGGTGAGATGAAGGAAGCCCGTGAAACAACCGTCCACGGCATGAACCTCATCCTGACCGCCTGTCAGAAACAGATTGACAACCTCCACCGTGACAATATGCTCGATATCTCCACGGATATCGACGTCCTGGAGCAGATGCTCAAACGTGACGGCTTTATGGAAAATGAGATTGTTGAATCCGCCCGTACCGCCGCCGAAGCGCAGATGCGTTATTCTTCCGCTCCCGTGATGAACTTCCCTGTAGAATCAGAGTCTTCCGATATTCCTTCCGCGTCCGGAAATGCCATACAGTCCGAATAA
- a CDS encoding toxic anion resistance protein, with product MSESNPMPQLSLAPSAPVPEVTESSAESIQQTVAPEEQAPGLDESQLTDAEKKAIEDFISKVDVTNPDHVLLFGADAQKRIADFSQTALDAVKTQETGAVGNMLVNLVAELKGFKRDTEEPKGLGKLFSKAEDKITRMQARYNKVSVNVENIASSLEGYQAQLLKDVAMFDRLYDQNSDYFHQLTLYIIAGDKKLKQIRENELKELMDKAAASGDAMDAQKANDLAAQCDRFEKKLYDLKLTRQVAIQMAPQIRLLQNNDSLLVERIQSTLSNTLPLWKSQMVLALGMHHSQEALKAQTAVTDMTNELLKQNAQALKIGTIQTAKEAERGIIDIETLIQTNQDLIDTINDVMEIQSQGHAKRIEAEKTLYSMEAELKKKLLSTRI from the coding sequence ATGTCCGAATCCAATCCCATGCCTCAGCTTTCCCTCGCGCCCAGCGCTCCTGTCCCGGAAGTGACCGAATCTTCTGCCGAAAGCATTCAGCAGACTGTCGCCCCCGAAGAGCAGGCTCCCGGCCTGGATGAAAGCCAGCTGACTGATGCCGAAAAGAAAGCTATTGAAGATTTCATCAGCAAGGTGGATGTTACCAATCCCGATCATGTGCTGCTCTTTGGTGCCGATGCCCAGAAGCGAATCGCCGATTTCTCCCAGACCGCCCTGGATGCCGTCAAGACCCAGGAAACCGGCGCTGTCGGCAATATGCTGGTCAATCTGGTTGCCGAGCTGAAAGGCTTCAAGAGAGATACAGAAGAACCGAAAGGCCTTGGTAAGCTGTTCAGCAAGGCGGAGGACAAAATCACCCGCATGCAGGCCCGGTACAATAAAGTATCCGTCAATGTTGAAAACATCGCTTCCTCCCTGGAAGGCTATCAGGCCCAGCTGCTGAAGGATGTCGCCATGTTCGACCGTCTGTATGACCAGAACAGCGATTATTTCCACCAGCTGACCCTGTATATCATCGCCGGCGATAAAAAGCTCAAGCAGATCCGCGAGAACGAACTCAAGGAATTGATGGACAAGGCCGCGGCCAGCGGAGACGCCATGGACGCTCAGAAGGCCAATGACCTGGCCGCTCAGTGCGACCGTTTCGAAAAGAAACTCTACGATCTGAAGCTTACCCGCCAGGTAGCCATCCAGATGGCACCCCAGATCCGTCTTCTCCAGAACAATGACAGCCTCCTGGTGGAACGGATCCAGTCCACGCTGTCCAACACCCTTCCCCTCTGGAAGAGCCAGATGGTCCTCGCTCTCGGTATGCATCATTCCCAGGAAGCGCTCAAGGCCCAGACCGCTGTTACGGACATGACCAACGAGCTGCTCAAGCAGAACGCCCAGGCGCTGAAGATCGGCACCATCCAGACCGCCAAGGAAGCGGAGCGCGGCATCATCGATATTGAAACCCTGATCCAGACCAACCAGGACCTGATCGACACCATCAATGACGTGATGGAGATCCAGTCCCAGGGCCACGCGAAACGGATCGAGGCAGAAAAGACCCTCTACTCCATGGAAGCCGAGCTCAAGAAAAAGCTCCTTTCCACCAGGATCTGA
- the coaE gene encoding dephospho-CoA kinase (Dephospho-CoA kinase (CoaE) performs the final step in coenzyme A biosynthesis.) translates to MRVIGITGSIACGKTTVSRELIRQGFPVIDGDKIARELTSSRGPAVESIRSAFGDSYINPDGSMNRRLMGQLVFSDPGARERLDQVMAPFLHHSVMQKIEDVRASGSPLCFLDMPLLYEKGYDRYCDTVWCVWLPEEMQLQRLMKRDGFTRGEALSRMRAVMSSDRKADLAQVVIDNSGSVEDTLSRVSELLETEMNRTRTTARRRRTSAENIAPVNAAAVRRPDPVPSRLSVPDLSGGVERPDSFRRKPAERKASWVLPRWLTAALIALAAVLLVSFTSQLLMNSYLVRQKEKHIEEQQAIDRKYPIMYKDSILASASEFNVSPSLIAAVIMNESSFRPEVESGVGARGLMQLMPDTAEWIAHKLKIDHYSFESMKKPETNIRFGSWYLNYLGSLFNNDPLCVICAYHAGQGEINGWLANPLYSQDGRTLEYDRLPEGPTKLYAGRVIRDYGIYKAKYFTETDPVDPGSAASAAP, encoded by the coding sequence ATGCGAGTGATCGGTATCACCGGCAGCATAGCCTGCGGAAAAACCACCGTCAGCCGTGAGCTGATCCGTCAGGGTTTCCCCGTAATAGACGGTGACAAAATCGCCCGTGAACTGACTTCATCCCGCGGTCCTGCCGTGGAATCGATCCGTTCCGCTTTCGGGGACAGCTATATCAATCCCGACGGTTCCATGAACCGCCGCTTAATGGGACAGCTTGTGTTTTCTGATCCCGGCGCGCGTGAACGCCTGGATCAGGTGATGGCCCCTTTTCTTCATCATTCTGTCATGCAGAAAATTGAGGATGTCAGGGCATCCGGTTCTCCGCTGTGTTTTCTTGACATGCCCCTTCTCTATGAAAAAGGATATGACCGTTACTGCGACACGGTATGGTGTGTATGGCTTCCGGAAGAGATGCAGCTACAGCGCCTGATGAAGCGTGACGGCTTCACGCGCGGCGAGGCTCTTTCCCGCATGCGTGCTGTAATGTCTTCAGACCGGAAAGCGGATCTGGCCCAGGTTGTCATTGACAATTCCGGTTCTGTTGAGGATACGCTCAGCCGTGTTTCCGAACTGCTGGAAACAGAAATGAACCGCACCCGCACCACCGCAAGGCGCAGGAGGACTTCCGCGGAAAACATCGCGCCGGTTAATGCCGCCGCGGTTCGCAGGCCTGATCCGGTCCCTTCCCGTCTTTCTGTTCCGGATCTTTCCGGCGGTGTGGAACGTCCGGATTCTTTCAGGCGCAAACCCGCCGAAAGAAAAGCTTCCTGGGTGCTTCCCCGCTGGCTTACAGCCGCGCTGATCGCTTTGGCTGCTGTGCTGTTGGTTTCCTTTACATCCCAGCTGCTGATGAACTCGTATTTGGTCCGCCAGAAGGAAAAACACATTGAGGAACAGCAGGCCATCGACCGGAAATACCCGATCATGTATAAGGATTCGATCCTTGCTTCCGCTTCAGAGTTCAATGTGTCTCCGTCCCTCATCGCGGCAGTGATCATGAACGAAAGCTCCTTCCGTCCGGAGGTTGAATCCGGCGTCGGTGCCCGCGGTCTCATGCAGCTGATGCCCGATACGGCGGAATGGATCGCGCACAAGCTGAAGATTGATCATTATTCTTTTGAATCAATGAAAAAGCCCGAAACGAATATCCGTTTCGGAAGCTGGTACCTGAATTATCTTGGTTCCTTATTCAACAATGACCCGCTCTGCGTCATATGCGCTTATCACGCGGGTCAGGGGGAAATCAACGGCTGGCTTGCCAATCCGCTTTACAGCCAGGATGGCAGAACCCTGGAATATGACAGGCTTCCGGAAGGCCCCACCAAACTATACGCAGGGAGAGTGATAAGAGATTATGGTATATACAAAGCGAAGTATTTCACGGAAACTGATCCTGTGGATCCTGGCAGTGCTGCTTCTGCTGCCCCTTGA
- a CDS encoding ABC transporter substrate-binding protein encodes MVYTKRSISRKLILWILAVLLLLPLDGIRAESIGSSVNIGIQSTKTITIRPFEPLERDIITIYNEVYESLITIDDNYTPQGYLAESWEESNSGKYWTFTLRPDIHFSDGTPVTAYDVVASANYILDKANDENITDHGFYSNLAYFVKNITAKDDRTVVVRTKRPYYGILYEMTFPVVPESQVASDNPMGSGPYVITDFNLDSKTIYLNANENWWKGKPAIRELVVTLYETKQDVITGYEYGQDDIIFTRATAGSQYKTGAKTISTSYRTNQLECLYMNNASSELTLNARRAIRYAIDRTKIINSIYSGLAVQTNFPFYPGTWLYNDSLDSQYSMNLDEARRLLAEDGWEDYDENHFLDRLDSEGKQQNLHLRFYVYEEPDNDVRLETANMIADQLALIGIECKVEAMTMANMKEKLRAGSFDLALVAFSMDVCPDPGFMLMRGNTGNYNRYKSSRMTELCEQYRSQTSQEGFREKAMEIQALFTEDCPFLCLYFRSGSVISRYLYTTRRDIHEYELLRGIETYTP; translated from the coding sequence ATGGTATATACAAAGCGAAGTATTTCACGGAAACTGATCCTGTGGATCCTGGCAGTGCTGCTTCTGCTGCCCCTTGACGGAATCCGCGCTGAAAGTATAGGTTCCAGTGTCAATATCGGGATCCAGAGCACCAAAACCATAACCATCCGTCCCTTTGAACCGCTGGAAAGGGATATCATCACAATTTACAATGAGGTTTATGAAAGCCTGATCACAATCGATGACAATTATACTCCCCAGGGATACCTGGCCGAAAGCTGGGAGGAAAGCAACAGCGGAAAGTACTGGACCTTTACCCTTAGACCGGACATTCATTTCTCCGACGGTACGCCTGTTACGGCTTATGACGTTGTTGCTTCCGCCAATTATATCCTGGACAAGGCCAATGACGAAAACATCACCGATCACGGTTTCTACAGCAACCTTGCCTATTTTGTGAAAAACATTACCGCCAAGGACGACCGTACTGTTGTGGTGCGTACAAAACGTCCCTATTACGGCATTCTTTATGAAATGACCTTCCCTGTTGTGCCGGAGTCCCAGGTTGCCTCTGACAATCCAATGGGAAGCGGTCCCTATGTCATTACCGATTTCAACCTCGACAGTAAAACGATTTATCTGAACGCCAATGAAAACTGGTGGAAAGGCAAGCCCGCCATCAGGGAGCTGGTTGTCACGCTGTATGAAACCAAGCAGGATGTCATCACGGGATATGAATACGGACAGGATGATATCATTTTTACCCGTGCCACAGCCGGATCCCAGTATAAAACCGGTGCCAAAACCATCAGTACGTCCTATCGCACCAATCAGCTGGAATGCCTGTATATGAACAATGCTTCTTCTGAACTTACGCTGAATGCCCGGAGAGCCATCCGGTACGCGATAGACCGGACGAAGATCATCAACAGCATCTATTCCGGTCTGGCCGTCCAGACCAATTTCCCCTTCTATCCCGGCACCTGGCTGTATAATGACAGCCTTGACTCCCAGTACTCCATGAACCTGGATGAAGCAAGGCGGCTTCTTGCGGAGGACGGTTGGGAGGACTACGACGAGAATCATTTTCTCGACCGTCTGGACAGCGAAGGCAAGCAGCAGAACCTTCACCTGCGCTTCTATGTCTATGAGGAACCTGATAACGATGTAAGGCTTGAAACCGCCAATATGATCGCTGACCAGCTTGCCCTGATCGGTATCGAATGCAAGGTCGAAGCCATGACCATGGCCAACATGAAGGAAAAGCTCCGCGCCGGTTCTTTCGACCTGGCTCTTGTTGCTTTTTCCATGGATGTCTGTCCTGATCCCGGTTTCATGCTGATGCGCGGCAATACCGGTAACTATAATCGTTATAAGAGCAGCCGCATGACGGAGCTTTGCGAGCAGTACCGTTCCCAGACAAGCCAGGAAGGTTTCCGTGAGAAGGCCATGGAGATCCAGGCCCTCTTTACGGAGGACTGTCCCTTCCTGTGCCTGTATTTCAGGTCCGGCAGTGTTATTTCCCGCTATCTGTACACAACCCGCAGGGATATCCATGAATATGAACTACTGCGCGGTATTGAAACCTATACACCGTGA
- the prmA gene encoding 50S ribosomal protein L11 methyltransferase, which translates to MEWIELIIHTTTAGSEPVSDILMESGASGTMIEDKADIPDPSKPHGIWEIIDPKLLETMPEDVLVHAWFENNAQLPSLVEKIRNRLAELSFAKDEMGSLLLDTVSVNDEAWKDTWKKYYKPFYAGKHLLIKPTWEPFDPRPDDLVIEIDPGMAFGSGTHETTGMCLSLLEEIIKGGEEIIDVGTGSGILAIGAALLGAGHVLAIDIDPDAVKVAAENVQHNHVDHLVSVQQGNLLDRVSDVCDICVANIISDVIISFAAPLMSHIRPGGLFLCSGIVSVRADEVAQALKDAGYEILCRETKGEWTAFLSRRN; encoded by the coding sequence ATGGAATGGATCGAACTGATCATTCATACCACAACAGCCGGTTCAGAACCGGTTTCGGATATCCTGATGGAATCCGGCGCTTCCGGAACAATGATTGAGGATAAGGCGGATATACCGGATCCTTCCAAGCCTCACGGCATCTGGGAGATTATTGATCCGAAGCTCCTGGAAACCATGCCGGAGGACGTTCTTGTCCATGCCTGGTTTGAGAACAACGCGCAGCTTCCTTCCCTGGTGGAAAAGATCAGGAACCGGCTGGCGGAACTTTCCTTCGCCAAGGATGAAATGGGGTCCCTTCTCCTGGATACGGTTTCCGTCAATGATGAAGCCTGGAAGGATACCTGGAAGAAGTATTACAAACCCTTCTATGCCGGTAAGCATCTTCTGATCAAACCCACCTGGGAGCCTTTTGATCCCAGGCCCGATGACCTGGTCATTGAAATTGATCCGGGCATGGCCTTCGGCAGCGGAACCCATGAAACCACCGGTATGTGTCTTTCCTTGCTGGAGGAGATTATCAAAGGCGGAGAAGAGATCATCGATGTGGGTACCGGCAGCGGAATCCTTGCCATCGGTGCCGCCCTTCTCGGTGCCGGTCATGTCCTGGCCATCGATATCGATCCGGACGCTGTAAAGGTTGCCGCCGAAAACGTACAGCACAATCACGTAGACCATCTTGTTTCCGTTCAGCAGGGCAACCTGCTGGATCGGGTTTCCGATGTCTGCGATATCTGCGTGGCCAATATCATTTCGGATGTCATCATTTCCTTCGCTGCCCCGCTCATGAGCCATATCCGTCCCGGCGGCCTTTTCCTCTGCAGCGGAATCGTCAGCGTAAGGGCAGATGAAGTCGCTCAGGCCCTGAAGGATGCCGGTTACGAGATCCTTTGCCGGGAAACCAAAGGCGAATGGACTGCTTTCC